In a single window of the Anaerocolumna cellulosilytica genome:
- a CDS encoding cellobiose phosphorylase — MIIIMRRYFLEGETYVMEDYDKLPAFSSFLPGLAGIRGIPVWVYYTNRGQGINSFGVHNKSNAIMEFNPANTAYENTAVKGFRTFIRCNGVFYEPFFPSLLKTERTMYMNKNSFKIQETNADYGLRITITYYVLPEEPVGGLVRKVELENISEEEKDIELLDGLPKIIPYGIKNGDFKEMSNLLKSWTEIKHRDTIPYYTLRATSDDSAKVDEIEGGYYYLTVKEGSILPVIYDGEVIFGQETSLLYPVCFLEEGLAGVLKQEQCYANKIPCGFTPVKTSLKPGEICRFSTLTGYSRTPEQIIKNSIHFCIDGYFDEKEQRAEEIVKELTQDVDTHTAVSVFDQYVKQCYLDNFLRGGYPYIFKEGDTKAVIHLFSRKHGDPERDYNFFSIAGEYYSQGNGNFRDVCQNRRNDVFFHKDMDSFNIKTFYNLLQIDGYNPLEVRPSTFQIREETREAAEEFITSNVIQGIDKMKAFLEQPFTPGQAAAYLADKQVRLGVSDDEFIAKLITFCNQNIEAGFGEGYWSDHWNYTLDLIEDYQKIYPDKMIALLFQDNTYRFYDSGAYVLPRSEKYVIYKEQVRQYGAVIHGEEKFNTPDFNKNGTNWLKDEKGNIIETTLMVKLVTLALVKFTTLDPEGMGIEMEGGKPGWNDAMNGLPGLIGSGMPETFELKRLLIFIRTWIQKESSLPLPLEIHEFLIKTMEALESLEEFAYWDKMTSLREEFREKVRFRLKGETCIADTSLLSAVFNRFLNKVQMGIDKACTYGKGIVPTYFTYEAVEFSSVLNHKKEPVLGYNGFVKAKVKAFRLKVLPVFLEGPAKLLAGLEDKDLARELHYKVKTSDLYDKKLKMYKTSVSLENISMENGRIRAFTPGWLERESIFLHMEYKYLLALLKAGLYKEYFEEIKTTLIPFLPPMQYGRSILENSSFIASSANPDTKVHGRGYVARLSGSTTELLSMWIELFAGNQIFTLENGELVLHLKPRLPDWMFDERGEVSFILFSGCKVTYQNKGRKATFGADKAVIKRILLPEGECVRGKVLTGERALKVRDGRIRELMVILE; from the coding sequence ATGATAATAATTATGAGAAGATATTTTTTAGAGGGTGAAACTTATGTTATGGAGGATTACGATAAATTACCGGCTTTTTCTAGTTTTCTGCCGGGACTTGCAGGAATTCGGGGGATTCCTGTATGGGTCTATTATACCAACCGGGGACAGGGTATTAACAGTTTTGGAGTACATAATAAAAGTAATGCCATTATGGAGTTTAATCCTGCCAATACCGCTTATGAGAATACCGCTGTAAAAGGTTTTCGTACCTTTATTCGCTGTAACGGGGTTTTTTATGAACCATTTTTTCCAAGTTTACTAAAGACAGAACGCACTATGTACATGAACAAGAATAGCTTTAAGATTCAGGAGACAAATGCAGATTACGGTTTGAGAATAACCATTACATATTATGTCTTACCAGAAGAGCCAGTGGGGGGACTGGTAAGGAAGGTAGAGCTTGAAAATATCAGTGAGGAAGAAAAGGACATTGAACTCCTTGACGGACTTCCTAAAATTATTCCATACGGGATTAAAAATGGGGATTTTAAAGAAATGTCCAATCTGCTAAAGAGCTGGACGGAGATTAAACATAGAGATACAATTCCTTACTATACACTACGTGCAACCAGTGACGATTCTGCTAAAGTGGATGAAATAGAGGGAGGCTATTATTATCTGACGGTGAAAGAGGGCAGTATTTTACCTGTTATTTATGATGGGGAAGTTATCTTTGGACAAGAAACTTCTTTGCTTTATCCTGTATGCTTTTTAGAAGAGGGATTAGCAGGCGTATTAAAACAGGAACAGTGCTATGCTAATAAGATACCTTGTGGTTTTACGCCGGTGAAGACTTCGTTAAAACCCGGTGAGATTTGTCGTTTCTCTACCTTGACAGGCTATTCTCGTACACCGGAACAGATTATAAAGAACAGCATCCATTTTTGTATTGACGGATACTTTGATGAAAAGGAACAAAGAGCAGAGGAGATTGTTAAAGAACTTACGCAGGATGTAGATACCCATACGGCAGTTTCTGTATTTGACCAATATGTAAAACAATGTTATCTTGACAACTTTTTAAGAGGCGGATATCCTTATATATTTAAAGAGGGAGATACTAAAGCAGTTATCCATCTATTTAGCAGAAAGCATGGAGACCCGGAACGGGATTATAACTTTTTTTCCATAGCTGGTGAATATTATTCCCAAGGGAACGGCAACTTCAGAGATGTCTGCCAGAACCGAAGAAATGATGTATTCTTTCATAAGGATATGGACAGCTTTAATATAAAAACCTTCTACAACCTGCTTCAGATAGATGGGTATAACCCATTGGAAGTAAGGCCTTCCACGTTTCAAATAAGAGAAGAAACAAGGGAGGCAGCAGAAGAGTTTATAACCTCCAATGTAATTCAGGGTATTGACAAAATGAAGGCTTTTCTAGAACAGCCGTTTACGCCCGGGCAAGCAGCAGCCTATCTTGCAGATAAGCAAGTACGCTTAGGTGTTAGTGATGACGAATTTATAGCAAAGCTCATTACCTTTTGTAATCAGAATATAGAGGCAGGTTTTGGAGAGGGCTATTGGAGCGATCATTGGAATTATACCTTGGATTTAATTGAAGACTATCAAAAAATATATCCTGACAAAATGATTGCGCTTTTATTTCAGGATAACACCTATCGTTTTTACGACAGTGGTGCTTATGTACTGCCCAGAAGTGAAAAGTATGTAATCTATAAAGAACAGGTAAGGCAATACGGTGCCGTAATTCATGGCGAGGAAAAGTTTAATACACCAGATTTTAATAAGAACGGTACGAATTGGTTAAAGGATGAAAAGGGCAATATTATAGAAACTACCTTAATGGTTAAACTAGTAACGTTAGCCCTGGTTAAATTCACCACCCTTGACCCGGAAGGGATGGGAATTGAGATGGAGGGCGGAAAGCCCGGTTGGAACGATGCTATGAATGGTCTGCCGGGACTGATTGGAAGTGGAATGCCGGAAACGTTTGAATTAAAACGTCTCCTTATATTCATTCGTACCTGGATACAGAAAGAATCTTCCTTGCCGCTTCCGCTTGAGATTCATGAGTTTCTTATAAAGACAATGGAGGCACTTGAAAGTTTGGAGGAGTTTGCCTATTGGGATAAAATGACGTCCTTGCGGGAAGAGTTCCGTGAAAAGGTAAGATTCAGATTAAAAGGAGAAACCTGCATAGCGGATACCAGTCTCCTTTCCGCCGTTTTTAATCGTTTTCTGAACAAAGTACAGATGGGAATAGATAAGGCATGCACTTACGGAAAGGGTATTGTTCCCACGTATTTTACCTACGAAGCCGTAGAATTTTCATCGGTACTCAACCATAAAAAGGAGCCGGTTCTTGGCTATAACGGATTCGTAAAAGCAAAGGTAAAAGCATTTAGGCTAAAGGTATTACCAGTATTTTTAGAAGGACCTGCAAAGCTGCTGGCTGGATTAGAGGATAAGGATTTGGCAAGGGAACTACATTATAAGGTGAAAACCAGTGACCTATATGACAAAAAACTAAAAATGTATAAAACCTCAGTGTCTCTTGAGAATATCTCCATGGAGAATGGAAGAATCAGAGCTTTTACTCCGGGATGGCTGGAACGGGAGAGCATCTTTTTGCACATGGAGTATAAATACCTTTTGGCACTGTTAAAAGCAGGCTTATATAAGGAATATTTTGAGGAAATTAAGACCACACTAATTCCATTTTTACCACCTATGCAATATGGAAGAAGCATATTGGAGAATTCCTCCTTTATAGCCTCCAGTGCCAATCCTGATACGAAAGTACATGGCAGAGGTTATGTAGCCAGACTTAGCGGTTCTACTACTGAACTTCTTTCTATGTGGATTGAGCTATTTGCCGGTAACCAGATATTTACATTAGAAAATGGTGAGTTGGTCTTGCATCTTAAACCGCGTCTGCCGGACTGGATGTTTGATGAACGGGGAGAAGTCTCCTTTATATTGTTTTCTGGTTGCAAAGTAACTTACCAGAATAAAGGGAGAAAGGCGACCTTTGGAGCAGATAAAGCCGTTATTAAGAGAATTCTTCTGCCGGAAGGTGAATGTGTAAGAGGAAAGGTTTTGACAGGAGAGAGAGCGTTAAAGGTTAGAGATGGAAGGATAAGAGAACTAATGGTTATATTAGAATAA